One Rhodothermaceae bacterium genomic window carries:
- a CDS encoding ADP-ribosylglycohydrolase family protein has translation MSYGAILGDLVGSVYEWDRIKTKEFEFFKPDCFYTDDTVCTAAVAHILLDGPPSAAQALRQWCRKHPGRGYGGIFSIWIDIDEMDAYGSYGNGAAMRVSPAAFLNRHQSIEEALVAADRVTSVTHNHPEGIKGARATTHAIWLAFQKHGPEHIRKTIELEYGYDLSRTVDEIRPDYDFDETCQGTVPQAITCALESTSFEDAVRNAISLGGDSDTLAAIAGPIAEALHGVPKDLVERARQYLPTDIIGVVERLYSS, from the coding sequence CTGTCATACGGAGCTATCCTAGGAGACCTTGTGGGTTCGGTTTATGAGTGGGATCGAATCAAGACAAAGGAGTTTGAATTTTTCAAACCTGATTGTTTCTATACCGACGATACGGTATGCACGGCAGCGGTGGCGCACATACTACTAGATGGCCCACCTTCAGCAGCTCAAGCGTTACGTCAATGGTGCCGGAAACATCCAGGCAGAGGTTATGGTGGTATCTTTTCGATTTGGATCGATATTGACGAGATGGACGCGTATGGCAGCTATGGGAACGGAGCGGCGATGAGAGTGTCCCCAGCGGCTTTCCTTAACCGGCACCAATCGATAGAAGAAGCCCTCGTGGCTGCTGACCGGGTAACCTCGGTTACCCATAACCATCCCGAGGGTATCAAGGGAGCGAGGGCGACCACGCACGCCATCTGGCTTGCATTTCAGAAACATGGACCGGAGCATATACGCAAAACCATCGAGCTCGAATACGGATACGATCTTTCCCGAACGGTTGACGAAATCCGACCCGATTATGACTTTGATGAGACCTGCCAGGGAACCGTTCCCCAAGCCATCACATGTGCACTTGAATCAACAAGTTTTGAAGATGCCGTTCGAAACGCAATTTCGCTCGGAGGGGATTCCGATACACTGGCGGCAATAGCCGGGCCGATCGCGGAAGCCCTGCATGGTGTTCCGAAGGATCTTGTGGAAAGAGCAAGGCAATATCTTCCCACAGATATTATTGGTGTGGTCGAGAGACTATACAGCAGCTAG
- a CDS encoding MerR family transcriptional regulator produces the protein MKPFDKKYVKRNMTMRELTEKTGYTARQVRYLIAEGFVPPPMGGRANAVYGDAHLSAIERYQHLRTAGFSPASIRLLMEAQTGVPFQIIPGVSLTINSSLIAEHVSMDELGERIKSVLEHIFSKQDE, from the coding sequence ATGAAACCTTTTGACAAAAAGTACGTCAAAAGAAATATGACGATGCGAGAACTTACCGAAAAGACTGGATACACAGCCCGTCAAGTGCGCTATCTGATTGCCGAGGGCTTCGTACCGCCGCCCATGGGAGGCAGGGCCAATGCCGTATATGGGGATGCCCATTTATCGGCGATTGAGCGATATCAACATCTGCGTACGGCAGGTTTTTCTCCAGCTTCAATCCGGTTACTAATGGAGGCACAAACAGGGGTGCCATTCCAAATTATTCCAGGTGTATCACTCACAATTAACTCAAGTCTGATTGCCGAGCATGTTTCTATGGATGAGTTGGGGGAGCGAATCAAATCAGTACTAGAACACATTTTTTCTAAACAAGACGAATAG
- a CDS encoding VWA domain-containing protein, with translation MTKNTSSSDTPTADLLQFPHFPERRRHDDPFADLVHGDSVTNDAPLIKLDFHVTIRGGLAFVKAKRTYINKTDGPIEAVMSLPVSVHAAFFGLSAVIDGKHYDAQAKPKQEALETYEEAIDQGKATVLHEELLKGIHSLSVGNLGAGKTVTATTRWAESLRFHDGSGQLRIPLTVGDVYGISPLEDVDTLTVGGPVPEATIHMQHDAESVELAGGNLCHAEGEVYFAKIPGNAPIELKVTGTVSSELTGVSRDGRPVTLQISPHNKQWTPLNAAVLVDRSGSMGAKCTYSGNSSETQHEAVVRSLREMQPLLIDGDRLALWEFDTDCDRVGEFNCNNPEEFRRLLASLGDPRGGTSIGSALEQVCASEEGRDILLITDGQSYDLDVQRIAKSGHRIFVVLVGEGSLEATVGHLAVLSGGDIHFSFGADVDQAIQACIQGMRQKPDQGARCDLDELGLPERVETTHNNASIEASWSQQAENPEVSGEFSEAVAAYAASLAFAGAEEKWAENIAVQAGLVTHLTSLVLVAEDAQIQEELPRTIKQALPVSRGVKFYGTPSTVAYASASAPGIYHSTPAGRMAFDEPKSYAAPEVSVGKQIRALLGEDLIKSPLMSSPSINWDTVVWLGRQVDWNSAGPELVQGHFEEIPEEIAKGIVNLVDEVAQFAEQFGMSSHIFVIALAAYAVQESSKWAGRVYRRIIRDCDQGEFESFALDLHYAR, from the coding sequence ATGACAAAAAACACATCCTCATCTGATACTCCAACTGCTGACTTATTGCAGTTTCCGCATTTCCCCGAGCGAAGACGGCATGATGATCCATTTGCAGATCTGGTGCATGGTGACTCGGTAACTAATGACGCACCGCTGATAAAACTAGATTTCCACGTGACGATTCGTGGTGGTCTGGCTTTTGTAAAAGCAAAAAGAACATATATCAACAAAACCGATGGTCCGATTGAAGCTGTGATGAGTCTACCGGTATCTGTTCATGCAGCATTCTTTGGTTTAAGTGCAGTGATTGACGGGAAGCATTACGATGCTCAGGCAAAACCAAAGCAGGAGGCACTTGAGACATACGAAGAGGCGATAGATCAGGGCAAGGCAACTGTATTGCATGAAGAGTTACTGAAAGGGATTCATTCTCTTTCAGTTGGCAATCTTGGTGCCGGTAAAACGGTCACGGCCACGACTCGCTGGGCAGAATCACTACGGTTTCATGATGGTTCTGGTCAGCTGCGAATTCCTCTTACAGTAGGGGACGTATATGGAATATCTCCATTGGAGGATGTGGATACACTAACCGTGGGTGGTCCCGTCCCTGAGGCTACGATTCACATGCAGCACGATGCGGAGAGTGTAGAATTAGCCGGGGGCAATTTATGTCATGCTGAGGGGGAGGTCTATTTTGCCAAAATTCCTGGCAATGCTCCAATTGAACTGAAGGTGACCGGCACAGTCTCTTCAGAACTGACCGGCGTAAGCCGAGACGGTCGTCCAGTGACTCTTCAAATATCTCCGCACAATAAACAATGGACACCCCTGAATGCTGCGGTGCTTGTAGATAGATCCGGCTCCATGGGTGCAAAGTGCACATATTCCGGTAATAGCTCGGAAACTCAACATGAAGCCGTAGTTCGCAGTTTACGTGAAATGCAACCGCTACTGATAGACGGGGATCGCCTGGCTTTATGGGAGTTTGATACTGATTGTGACCGCGTAGGTGAATTTAATTGCAACAATCCAGAGGAATTTAGAAGGTTGCTAGCTAGTCTAGGGGATCCTCGTGGCGGCACGTCCATCGGTAGTGCATTAGAGCAGGTGTGTGCCTCTGAAGAAGGCAGGGACATCCTATTGATTACCGATGGTCAGAGCTATGATTTAGATGTTCAACGGATAGCAAAGTCTGGACATCGAATATTTGTGGTTCTTGTGGGAGAAGGGAGTTTGGAGGCGACGGTTGGACATCTGGCTGTGCTTAGTGGAGGGGATATTCATTTCAGTTTTGGGGCAGATGTTGACCAGGCCATTCAGGCCTGTATACAGGGAATGCGGCAAAAACCCGATCAAGGCGCACGGTGTGATTTAGATGAATTGGGGCTACCAGAACGTGTGGAGACTACCCACAATAATGCGTCAATTGAGGCATCTTGGTCTCAGCAGGCTGAGAATCCCGAAGTCAGCGGCGAATTCTCGGAGGCGGTGGCTGCCTATGCCGCCAGTTTGGCTTTTGCTGGTGCAGAGGAGAAATGGGCAGAGAACATAGCGGTTCAGGCTGGACTAGTCACACATCTCACTAGTCTTGTACTTGTCGCTGAAGATGCTCAGATTCAGGAGGAGCTACCAAGAACAATCAAACAGGCCCTACCCGTGTCCCGAGGCGTGAAGTTTTATGGCACACCCTCCACGGTTGCTTATGCATCCGCGTCAGCTCCCGGAATATATCACTCGACTCCTGCAGGGAGAATGGCATTTGATGAACCTAAGTCTTATGCAGCACCCGAAGTCAGTGTAGGTAAACAGATTCGCGCCTTGCTTGGAGAAGATCTAATTAAGAGCCCATTAATGTCCTCACCGAGTATCAATTGGGATACCGTAGTGTGGTTAGGGAGACAGGTTGACTGGAATTCTGCAGGTCCCGAGTTAGTCCAAGGCCACTTTGAGGAAATTCCAGAAGAGATTGCCAAGGGGATCGTGAATCTGGTTGACGAGGTAGCACAATTTGCCGAGCAATTCGGTATGTCTTCGCATATTTTTGTAATTGCTTTAGCGGCTTATGCAGTTCAAGAGTCCTCCAAGTGGGCGGGGAGGGTATATCGAAGGATCATTAGGGACTGTGACCAAGGAGAGTTTGAGAGTTTTGCTCTTGATTTACATTATGCTCGATAA
- a CDS encoding NYN domain-containing protein, with the protein MCAEGILKHCCIINRQTIYWNKSNPSDRRPERGYIGVRLIKSQGRYTRPCVFSGESITMEIETSDRSYCRVRVFLDYWNYELLMRDEDNEFNTDWAKIGPSLAAAATNLIQSASPTEFQGLNFYGSYGPTEQGRKRNHWATSLIGTRPGVSVHMVPRKRKKAHPKCPQCYHITKSCPECGADMRGTEEKGVDVRMATDMIKLAWVDNYDVAVLVSSDADFVPVAEFLETRGIKVIHGAFPPKGHHLSSCCWGQIDLPKLREEFRFRKGE; encoded by the coding sequence ATGTGCGCAGAGGGGATTCTGAAACATTGTTGCATAATAAATCGTCAAACCATATATTGGAACAAATCCAACCCGTCGGACCGCCGCCCAGAAAGGGGTTATATCGGGGTCCGGCTGATCAAATCCCAAGGACGCTATACGCGTCCTTGTGTATTTAGCGGGGAATCCATTACAATGGAGATTGAGACATCGGATAGGTCGTATTGCAGGGTTCGTGTTTTTCTAGACTACTGGAATTATGAGCTCTTAATGCGTGACGAAGACAATGAGTTTAACACTGACTGGGCAAAAATCGGCCCCTCACTTGCGGCAGCCGCGACGAATTTGATTCAATCCGCGAGCCCAACAGAGTTCCAAGGGTTAAATTTTTACGGATCCTATGGGCCAACAGAGCAGGGGAGAAAGCGCAACCATTGGGCGACAAGCTTGATTGGCACTCGTCCAGGGGTAAGCGTGCATATGGTTCCCAGGAAGAGAAAGAAAGCCCATCCAAAGTGTCCGCAGTGCTATCATATCACGAAATCTTGTCCAGAGTGCGGTGCCGATATGCGTGGAACTGAGGAGAAGGGTGTTGATGTACGCATGGCAACGGATATGATTAAATTGGCATGGGTTGACAATTATGATGTAGCCGTGCTGGTTTCCTCAGATGCAGATTTTGTCCCCGTAGCTGAATTTCTTGAGACTAGGGGAATAAAAGTGATCCATGGAGCATTTCCTCCCAAAGGACACCATCTAAGTTCTTGTTGTTGGGGACAAATAGACCTGCCCAAACTGCGCGAAGAATTTCGTTTCAGGAAGGGAGAGTGA
- a CDS encoding ThuA domain-containing protein, which yields MITSLHLLWALALTIGLPSQSSVLIVSGQNNHDWERTVAHLERTLQDADIFSVHVTLTPDKEADQDAWEDWDPAFDSYDVVLLAYNGELWPERVRKSFEEYVSGGGSVLVQHAANNAFPGWDAYEAMVGLLWRGKDAGYGAYWDEEQGLTRVAPGEDRGAGHGRLHHWTITTRDPEHSIMAGLPEMWLHPFDELYHGQRGPAEGMNVLATAWSDTESGGTGRHELMVWWIEFGEGKVLTFLPGHLWGGQEDDRALRCVGFRTLLQRSAEWLATGEVTLPVPENFPTAEQIEVVSE from the coding sequence ATGATTACTTCGTTACACCTACTTTGGGCTTTGGCCTTGACCATTGGACTACCTAGCCAGTCATCCGTGCTCATTGTGTCTGGGCAGAACAATCATGATTGGGAGCGCACTGTGGCACATCTTGAGCGCACGCTCCAGGACGCGGATATATTTTCTGTTCATGTAACCTTGACTCCAGACAAAGAAGCTGATCAAGATGCCTGGGAGGATTGGGATCCTGCATTTGATTCCTATGATGTAGTCCTTTTGGCGTACAATGGAGAATTGTGGCCCGAACGTGTGCGCAAAAGCTTTGAGGAATATGTTTCGGGGGGAGGGAGTGTCTTGGTTCAGCATGCAGCGAACAATGCCTTTCCTGGATGGGACGCCTATGAAGCAATGGTCGGACTTCTATGGAGAGGCAAAGATGCGGGCTATGGGGCCTATTGGGATGAGGAGCAAGGTCTGACCCGCGTAGCTCCCGGAGAAGACCGCGGTGCTGGACACGGGCGATTGCACCACTGGACCATCACGACCCGAGATCCCGAACACTCAATCATGGCCGGATTACCAGAGATGTGGCTGCACCCTTTTGATGAACTCTATCATGGTCAGCGCGGCCCGGCCGAAGGGATGAACGTCCTTGCAACGGCATGGAGTGATACAGAATCCGGGGGAACTGGAAGGCACGAACTCATGGTTTGGTGGATCGAATTCGGCGAAGGCAAAGTCTTGACATTCCTACCTGGTCATTTATGGGGTGGACAGGAGGATGATCGCGCGCTTCGGTGCGTGGGATTTCGGACACTGCTTCAGCGCAGCGCAGAATGGTTGGCAACCGGCGAGGTCACCCTACCTGTACCCGAGAATTTCCCGACGGCAGAGCAAATCGAGGTAGTTAGCGAATAA
- a CDS encoding FAD-binding oxidoreductase — MDWTGLQPEMIRSELVEIVGDPHVSTDESDRLVYSTDWFWLPQMWLDRGEVPRKPDYIVRPGSAEEISEILKVANNYRIPVIPWGGGSGSQGGALPVFGGIILDTKRMNRIIEIDEKSLTVTAEAGINGKQLEWAVNEKGLMLPHYPASANCATLGGYLAPRGTGTISNKYGKAEDLVLRMQVVLPDGHILRTPIVPQHAAGPDFYRLFLGSEGTFGVITEATMQLDYLPSCRLLRAVLFDDLTKALEAGRQIMTRRLDPFVIRLYDPRSTASRVKKILGYELEGAYMVIGFDGDEEIAALQERKAMEIINEFGAKDLGREPGEAWWNQRYDFYYPPQSLKLPWMYGTTETVTTYDKIEKLYFAEKKAVEEGFKEWDVDFIGHFSHWFHWGVMVYTRFIIQNPPDDAREAVRLHNRVWNTAMTAVLENGGMVNEHHGVGLKLSRFMRRQYGDAWPLLEKIKKSLDPNGIMNPGKVGFGY, encoded by the coding sequence ATGGATTGGACAGGACTGCAGCCCGAGATGATTCGTAGTGAGCTCGTAGAAATCGTGGGCGATCCACATGTGTCCACCGACGAATCTGACCGACTCGTGTATTCAACGGACTGGTTTTGGCTGCCTCAGATGTGGCTTGATCGTGGGGAAGTCCCGCGTAAACCGGACTACATTGTGCGTCCAGGGAGCGCGGAGGAGATTTCAGAGATTCTTAAGGTGGCCAACAACTATCGGATTCCAGTCATCCCGTGGGGAGGTGGATCTGGTTCTCAAGGTGGTGCCTTGCCTGTATTCGGGGGCATTATTCTGGATACAAAGCGGATGAACCGGATTATCGAGATTGACGAAAAATCTCTCACGGTCACGGCAGAAGCCGGCATCAATGGCAAGCAACTGGAATGGGCGGTGAACGAGAAAGGGCTTATGCTTCCACACTATCCCGCATCGGCAAATTGCGCCACACTTGGAGGGTATTTGGCTCCGCGTGGGACAGGGACTATTAGCAACAAGTATGGGAAGGCAGAAGACCTTGTGCTGCGAATGCAGGTGGTTTTACCTGACGGCCACATTTTACGGACACCGATTGTGCCTCAACACGCGGCAGGGCCTGACTTTTATCGTCTTTTCCTGGGATCTGAGGGCACGTTTGGAGTGATCACCGAAGCAACAATGCAACTGGACTATCTGCCCAGTTGTCGCCTCCTTCGTGCGGTTCTCTTTGATGACTTGACAAAGGCACTCGAGGCTGGCCGCCAGATCATGACACGGCGTTTAGATCCCTTTGTGATTCGCTTGTATGATCCTCGTTCAACCGCCTCTCGGGTGAAGAAAATCCTAGGGTATGAGCTTGAAGGTGCCTATATGGTCATTGGCTTTGATGGTGATGAAGAGATCGCGGCTTTGCAGGAGCGGAAAGCGATGGAGATCATTAACGAATTCGGAGCGAAGGACCTTGGGCGAGAACCTGGAGAAGCCTGGTGGAATCAGAGATACGATTTTTATTATCCACCTCAAAGTCTCAAACTGCCCTGGATGTACGGGACCACGGAGACCGTGACGACTTATGATAAAATCGAAAAGCTTTACTTCGCCGAAAAGAAAGCGGTGGAAGAAGGATTCAAAGAATGGGATGTCGACTTCATCGGTCATTTTTCCCACTGGTTTCACTGGGGTGTGATGGTCTACACACGGTTCATCATCCAGAATCCTCCCGATGACGCCCGGGAAGCTGTAAGACTGCATAATCGGGTATGGAATACAGCGATGACCGCAGTGCTGGAAAATGGTGGAATGGTGAATGAGCATCACGGTGTTGGACTGAAGCTTTCCCGTTTCATGCGCCGTCAGTATGGGGATGCCTGGCCACTATTGGAGAAGATCAAGAAATCGCTGGATCCAAACGGGATCATGAATCCTGGCAAAGTAGGATTTGGGTATTAG
- a CDS encoding UPF0261 family protein, whose protein sequence is MAKTVVLIGTLDTKGPEMAYLRDRLQALGLSTIVIDSGILGEPLDIVPDIPHEKSATYAGSSLEAMRSAGSRGKAVALMRESLRNLMSELHQSGRLDAAVSMGGAEGAVMGAAAMMVLPVGVPKILVSPIASGYHFFEPLVGTRDMMIVHSVVDILGLNPIACSVFDNVAAALQGMVMHGRGLSAPMGHNVAITMLGNTTTAVMAAKTRLENAGYEAVIFHSNGVGGPAMEELAAQNQFIGVIDFTTNEVYDPLVGGIHDGGSDRLEVIGRLGLPQVVIPGCIDFSVWNAGTVPDTLSDRPMYDHNPEYVLVRASSDEMAELGRIFARKLNPAKGPVKMAIPLQGLSIPNVPEGVFWDPDADARFIGELKQHLRKDIPIELYECHVNDPAFGEAVADLFIQTIES, encoded by the coding sequence ATGGCCAAGACCGTCGTACTTATTGGTACATTGGACACCAAAGGCCCTGAAATGGCCTACCTGCGTGATCGTCTGCAAGCACTGGGATTATCTACCATTGTGATTGATTCTGGAATTCTTGGGGAGCCGCTGGACATCGTCCCGGATATACCCCACGAAAAATCAGCAACCTACGCGGGATCTAGTCTCGAGGCCATGCGCTCGGCAGGTAGTCGGGGAAAGGCCGTCGCTCTGATGCGGGAATCACTCAGGAACCTCATGTCGGAGCTGCATCAAAGCGGGCGCCTTGATGCTGCGGTGAGTATGGGTGGCGCGGAAGGAGCTGTCATGGGAGCGGCGGCAATGATGGTTCTTCCAGTTGGCGTCCCCAAAATACTTGTGTCCCCCATTGCCTCCGGCTACCATTTTTTTGAGCCACTGGTCGGTACGCGCGATATGATGATTGTCCATTCAGTGGTGGATATTTTAGGCCTAAACCCCATCGCCTGTAGCGTTTTTGATAATGTTGCTGCAGCGCTGCAAGGGATGGTTATGCACGGTCGAGGTCTGTCTGCACCGATGGGACATAATGTTGCAATAACGATGCTTGGCAATACCACCACTGCGGTTATGGCTGCGAAGACTCGCTTGGAAAATGCCGGGTACGAGGCGGTGATATTCCACTCCAATGGCGTGGGCGGTCCCGCAATGGAAGAGCTGGCGGCGCAGAATCAGTTTATCGGTGTGATTGACTTTACGACCAACGAGGTATATGATCCACTAGTTGGAGGAATTCACGATGGCGGGTCGGACCGGTTAGAGGTGATCGGTCGCCTCGGGTTGCCACAAGTGGTCATCCCAGGATGTATTGATTTTAGTGTCTGGAATGCGGGGACCGTGCCGGACACGTTGAGTGATCGCCCCATGTATGACCATAATCCGGAATATGTACTGGTTCGAGCTTCCAGCGATGAAATGGCAGAGTTGGGGAGAATCTTTGCCCGGAAGCTCAATCCAGCCAAGGGGCCCGTCAAAATGGCGATACCCCTCCAGGGGTTATCGATTCCCAACGTGCCGGAGGGCGTGTTTTGGGATCCCGATGCAGATGCCAGATTCATTGGCGAGTTAAAACAGCATTTACGTAAGGACATTCCCATAGAACTCTACGAATGCCATGTGAACGACCCCGCTTTTGGGGAAGCCGTGGCAGACTTGTTTATCCAAACAATCGAATCATAA
- a CDS encoding creatininase family protein, translating into MIASSPNDLSHLPKLTDGDDDFRAQFLSWDLGDLTMTDIRNYLEHKDIILVPVASLEQHGPHLPIYTDTITAVHISQRISHLIGILHTPPIWMGYSPQHMHEPGEGRGTITVRSTTLLAVMHDVARSLIHHGFNRIIFINGHGSNIKVVDPVLRKLRYETGALISFVKPYMERYTGILKGLMENPPEETPGWHASELETAQDLAWNEDLVRMERAAFTKAHIPDFLPRSFAKKDGMPDVEFEGYTYFNFPMDHHEFIESGVIGNPLRATKEKGEEAFRRLSEHVARGILELMNVPVTVHNREFVDRVM; encoded by the coding sequence ATGATCGCATCATCACCGAACGACCTTAGCCATCTACCTAAACTCACCGACGGAGACGACGACTTCCGGGCACAATTTCTGTCGTGGGATTTGGGGGATTTGACCATGACGGATATCCGGAATTATCTCGAGCACAAGGATATTATTCTAGTCCCGGTGGCAAGCCTGGAGCAGCATGGCCCCCATTTGCCGATTTATACGGATACCATTACTGCGGTGCATATCTCTCAGCGAATCTCTCATCTGATTGGCATCTTGCATACTCCGCCCATCTGGATGGGGTACTCACCGCAGCACATGCATGAGCCAGGTGAGGGGCGTGGTACCATTACGGTGCGAAGTACTACGCTATTGGCTGTAATGCATGATGTTGCCCGCAGTTTGATCCATCACGGATTTAACAGGATCATTTTCATTAATGGTCATGGCTCTAATATCAAGGTGGTCGACCCGGTCCTGAGAAAGCTTCGCTATGAAACAGGAGCCCTGATCAGCTTTGTAAAGCCGTACATGGAGCGATACACCGGCATACTGAAGGGACTCATGGAGAACCCGCCCGAAGAGACTCCCGGGTGGCATGCAAGTGAGTTGGAGACTGCGCAAGATCTAGCGTGGAACGAGGACTTGGTTCGAATGGAGAGAGCCGCATTCACCAAGGCTCATATTCCCGATTTTTTACCACGCTCTTTTGCCAAGAAGGACGGAATGCCTGATGTGGAGTTCGAGGGCTACACGTATTTCAACTTCCCCATGGATCACCATGAGTTTATTGAAAGCGGGGTCATTGGCAATCCACTGCGTGCGACCAAGGAAAAGGGAGAAGAAGCGTTTCGACGCTTATCTGAGCATGTGGCCCGCGGCATTTTAGAGCTCATGAATGTTCCGGTGACAGTCCACAACCGCGAGTTTGTGGACCGGGTCATGTGA
- a CDS encoding sugar phosphate isomerase/epimerase, producing MYLAIHNWMKVEPLEVTVKRLVKYGYKALEIQGEPYKYDPSQVKKLLDDHGVRCWGSVTLMLDERNLLAKDEGQRAKSVTYVKDCIQMVGALGGEVISVVPGTVGKVVPDSTPENEWDWCVAALKEINAYGRECSVKVGIEPINRFETYFVNRGAQALALAEAVAPDCGVCLDIFHMNLEEDDPIGAIYEAGSRLVNFHVADNNRMACGMGSFDWPAIIKALRDVGYDGALSVEFCPPLDRTPANRFPGSVDLNPEGISDSERKFLEDHGSSVFSTDFYEMHVRRSAETLLPLI from the coding sequence ATGTATCTGGCAATTCATAATTGGATGAAAGTAGAACCACTTGAAGTGACCGTCAAGCGGTTGGTCAAGTATGGTTATAAGGCTTTGGAAATCCAGGGTGAGCCCTATAAATATGATCCGAGTCAGGTCAAGAAACTTCTGGACGATCATGGGGTGCGGTGTTGGGGAAGTGTGACCTTGATGCTGGATGAGCGCAACCTGCTTGCGAAAGACGAGGGTCAGCGTGCAAAGTCCGTAACCTATGTGAAAGACTGTATCCAAATGGTGGGTGCGCTGGGCGGAGAAGTGATTTCGGTGGTCCCTGGAACCGTCGGCAAAGTGGTCCCGGACTCAACACCGGAAAACGAATGGGATTGGTGCGTTGCCGCACTGAAAGAAATCAACGCCTATGGCCGTGAATGCAGCGTGAAGGTTGGTATTGAGCCGATCAACCGGTTCGAAACCTATTTTGTCAATCGCGGGGCTCAGGCATTGGCTCTTGCGGAAGCAGTGGCCCCAGATTGCGGTGTTTGCCTGGACATCTTTCATATGAACCTGGAAGAAGATGATCCAATCGGGGCAATTTATGAGGCAGGTAGTCGCTTAGTAAACTTTCATGTTGCAGACAATAACCGTATGGCATGCGGTATGGGATCGTTCGACTGGCCAGCGATCATTAAAGCGCTCAGGGATGTTGGCTACGATGGTGCCCTTTCTGTCGAATTTTGCCCTCCTCTTGATCGGACACCAGCCAACCGATTCCCGGGTAGCGTTGACTTGAACCCGGAAGGGATCTCAGACTCCGAGCGTAAGTTTTTAGAAGATCACGGTAGCAGTGTCTTCAGCACCGACTTCTACGAGATGCATGTTCGACGCTCCGCCGAAACCTTACTCCCGCTGATCTGA
- a CDS encoding DUF1902 domain-containing protein — translation MDQHEYMATVYIYPDGRMVVHGNSLRGLVLEVDTIDEMRSELLRLVPILLRDNHGLNDSEIANVTLRLSFHDAPPEDTDLVDRPLPSRQAQTLTLLWEDSPYVQATTYA, via the coding sequence ATGGATCAACACGAATACATGGCCACTGTCTACATTTACCCGGATGGCAGAATGGTAGTCCATGGAAATAGTCTTCGTGGATTGGTTCTGGAAGTAGACACTATCGATGAAATGCGGTCAGAATTGCTCCGTTTGGTTCCTATACTCCTGCGTGATAATCATGGATTGAATGACTCAGAGATAGCCAATGTGACACTGCGTCTCTCATTTCACGATGCGCCACCTGAGGATACGGATCTGGTAGACCGCCCCTTACCTTCTCGTCAAGCGCAGACACTTACTCTGTTGTGGGAGGATAGCCCGTATGTTCAGGCGACCACATATGCATGA
- a CDS encoding type II toxin-antitoxin system HicA family toxin, whose translation MINGGLWEEVRKILKNEGFMVERNPRENHVIWSNGRVKVTVPAKIKSRHTANGILKQAGIEFKFGAPAKRGK comes from the coding sequence ATGATTAATGGCGGATTATGGGAGGAGGTTCGCAAAATATTGAAAAACGAAGGGTTCATGGTGGAGCGCAACCCCCGGGAGAACCATGTCATTTGGAGTAATGGCCGTGTAAAAGTGACTGTTCCAGCCAAGATTAAAAGCCGCCACACAGCCAATGGAATACTCAAACAGGCCGGAATAGAATTTAAGTTTGGTGCGCCCGCTAAGCGTGGAAAGTAA